A portion of the Desmodus rotundus isolate HL8 chromosome 8, HLdesRot8A.1, whole genome shotgun sequence genome contains these proteins:
- the EEF1D gene encoding elongation factor 1-delta isoform X3: MRSGKASCALETVWEDKQKYGEAEQRFHEQEATRAAAQQLLAQAPAVNGPGQEDVEEVDEAGAPNSCMGGPGKSCNGRQPLQKKRKRSPKSWLCRADLALVGLSADHVWLDKPLFDQAESSYRQRLADVAAQAARPPALAPRNPCSHGSQVACHHVTWGIWVNKSAFDQAERAFVEWSQALLLATEGSRRPGAADTGQRAPALDLALSHQPSPPANGQPPLGNLQALVREVWLEKPLYDAAERGFYEALFDGRPPGKVRLQERVLQAESARRGRRDRRGRNGVGSRRAGLRRAEGEVLPSALPYWYFLHRDAEAPWLSKPTYDSAECRHHAAEALRVAWRLEATSLAHRPGARSGPSMSSLRPNRKMATNFLVHEKIWFDKFKYDDAERKFYEQMNGPVARTSCQENGASVILRDIARARENIQKSLAGSSGPGASSGPGGDHSELLVRIASLEVENQSLKGVVRDLQQAISKLEARLNMLEKNAPAYRATAPQTQHVSPMRQVEPPSKKAAPAAEDEEDDDIDLFGSDEEEDKEAIRLREERLRQYAEKKAKKPALVAKSSILLDVKPWDDETDMAQLEASVRSIQLDGLTWGGSKLVPVGYGIHKLQIQCVVEDDKVGTDLLEEEITKFEEHVQSVDIAAFNKI; encoded by the exons ATGAGGAGCGGGAAGGCCTCCTGTGCCCTGGAGACCGTCTGGGAGGACAAGCAGAAGTATGGGGAGGCCGAGCAGCGCTTCCACGAGCAGGAGGCCACGCGAGCCGCCGCCCAGCAGCTCCTGGCCCAGGCGCCCGCTGTGAACGGGCCGGGTCAGGAGGACGTGGAGGAGGTGGACGAGGCTGGGGCTCCCAACAGCTGCATGGGCGGTCCCGGGAAGAGCTGTAACGGGAGGCAGCCCCTGCAGAAGAAGAGGAAGCGCTCCCCAAAGAGTTGGCTCTGCAGGGCAGACCTGGCCCTTGTGGGCCTCTCGGCTGACCATGTCTGGCTGGACAAGCCACTTTTCGACCAGGCAGAGAGCTCCTACCGCCAGAGGCTGGCAGACGTGGCTGCCCAGGCAGCTCGGCCACCGGCTCTGGCTCCCAGGAATCCTTGCAGCCATGGGAGCCAAGTGGCCTGCCACCATGTGACCTGGGGCATCTGGGTCAACAAGTCTGCCTTCGACCAGGCCGAGCGGGCGTTCGTGGAGTGGTCTCAGGCTCTGCTGTTGGCCACAGAGGGCAGCCGCAGGCCAGGGGCTGCTGACACAGGCCAGCGGGCTCCTGCCCTGGACCTGGCCCTcagccaccagcccagccccCCAGCTAACGGCCAGCCCCCGCTGGGCAATCTGCAGGCGCTGGTGCGGGAGGTGTGGCTGGAGAAGCCCCTGTACGACGCAGCCGAGAGGGGCTTCTACGAGGCCCTGTTTGACGGCCGCCCCCCTGGGAAGGTGCGCCTGCAGGAGCGTGTACTCCAGGCTGAGAGTGCCCGGCGGGGCCGTAGAGACCGGCGGGGACGCAACGGCGTGGGAAGCAGGCGCGCCGGGCTGAGGCGGGCTGAAGGGGAAGTCCTGCCGTCCGCCCTGCCCTACTGGTACTTCCTGCATAGGGACGCCGAGGCCCCCTGGCTCAGCAAGCCCACCTACGACAGTGCGGAGTGCCGCCACCATGCTGCCGAGGCCCTGCGTGTGGCCTGGCGCCTCGAAGCCACATCTCTGGCTCATCGACCTGGTGCCCGGTCTGGCCCATCCATGTCCAGTCTGAGACCCAA CAGGAAAATGGCCACAAACTTCCTAGTACACGAGAAGATCTGGTTTGACAAGTTCAAATATGACGATGCAGAGAGGAAATTCTACGAGCAGATGAACGGGCCTGTGGCCCGCACCTCGTGCCAG GAGAACGGCGCAAGCGTGATCCTCCGGGACATTGCGAGAGCCAGAGAGAACATCCAGAAATCCCTGGCCGGA AGCTCAGGCCCTGGGGCCTCCAGTGGGCCTGGCGGAGACCACAGTGAACTCCTTGTCCGGATCGCCAGCCTGGAGGTGGAGAACCAGAGCCTGAAAGGCG TGGTGCGGGACCTGCAGCAGGCCATCTCCAAGCTGGAGGCCCGACTGAATATGCTGGAGAAGAACGCGCCCGCCTACCGGGCCACAGCCCCCCAGACCCAG CACGTGTCTCCCATGCGCCAAGTGGAGCCCCCCTCCAAGAAGGCGGCGCCTGCCGCAGAGGACGAGGAGGACGATGACATCGACCTGTTCGGCAGCGATgaggaggaggacaaggaggCCATCAGGCTGCGGGAGGAGCGGCTGCGGCAGTATGCAGAGAAGAAGGCCAAGAAGCCTGCGCTGGTGGCCAAGTCCTCCATCCTCCTGGATGTGAAGCCT TGGGATGATGAGACGGACATGGCCCAGCTGGAGGCCAGCGTGCGCTCCATCCAGCTGGATGGGCTGACCTGGGGGGGCTCCAAGCTGGTGCCGGTGGGCTACGGCATCCACAAGCTGCAGATCCAGTGTGTGGTGGAGGATGACAAGGTGGGCACAGACCTGCTGGAGGAAGAGATCACCAAGTTCGAGGAGCAC GTGCAGAGCGTCGATATTGCTGCTTTCAACAAGATCTGA
- the EEF1D gene encoding elongation factor 1-delta isoform X6, which yields MRSGKASCALETVWEDKQKYGEAEQRFHEQEATRAAAQQLLAQAPAVNGPGQEDVEEVDEAGAPNSCMGGPGKSCNGRQPLQKKRKRSPKSWLCRADLALVGLSADHVWLDKPLFDQAESSYRQRLADVAAQAARPPALAPRNPCSHGSQVACHHVTWGIWVNKSAFDQAERAFVEWSQALLLATEGSRRPGAADTGQRAPALDLALSHQPSPPANGQPPLGNLQALVREVWLEKPLYDAAERGFYEALFDGRPPGKVRLQERVLQAESARRGRRDRRGRNGVGSRRAGLRRAEGEVLPSALPYWYFLHRDAEAPWLSKPTYDSAECRHHAAEALRVAWRLEATSLAHRPGARSGPSMSSLRPNRKMATNFLVHEKIWFDKFKYDDAERKFYEQMNGPVARTSCQSSGPGASSGPGGDHSELLVRIASLEVENQSLKGVVRDLQQAISKLEARLNMLEKNAPAYRATAPQTQHVSPMRQVEPPSKKAAPAAEDEEDDDIDLFGSDEEEDKEAIRLREERLRQYAEKKAKKPALVAKSSILLDVKPWDDETDMAQLEASVRSIQLDGLTWGGSKLVPVGYGIHKLQIQCVVEDDKVGTDLLEEEITKFEEHVQSVDIAAFNKI from the exons ATGAGGAGCGGGAAGGCCTCCTGTGCCCTGGAGACCGTCTGGGAGGACAAGCAGAAGTATGGGGAGGCCGAGCAGCGCTTCCACGAGCAGGAGGCCACGCGAGCCGCCGCCCAGCAGCTCCTGGCCCAGGCGCCCGCTGTGAACGGGCCGGGTCAGGAGGACGTGGAGGAGGTGGACGAGGCTGGGGCTCCCAACAGCTGCATGGGCGGTCCCGGGAAGAGCTGTAACGGGAGGCAGCCCCTGCAGAAGAAGAGGAAGCGCTCCCCAAAGAGTTGGCTCTGCAGGGCAGACCTGGCCCTTGTGGGCCTCTCGGCTGACCATGTCTGGCTGGACAAGCCACTTTTCGACCAGGCAGAGAGCTCCTACCGCCAGAGGCTGGCAGACGTGGCTGCCCAGGCAGCTCGGCCACCGGCTCTGGCTCCCAGGAATCCTTGCAGCCATGGGAGCCAAGTGGCCTGCCACCATGTGACCTGGGGCATCTGGGTCAACAAGTCTGCCTTCGACCAGGCCGAGCGGGCGTTCGTGGAGTGGTCTCAGGCTCTGCTGTTGGCCACAGAGGGCAGCCGCAGGCCAGGGGCTGCTGACACAGGCCAGCGGGCTCCTGCCCTGGACCTGGCCCTcagccaccagcccagccccCCAGCTAACGGCCAGCCCCCGCTGGGCAATCTGCAGGCGCTGGTGCGGGAGGTGTGGCTGGAGAAGCCCCTGTACGACGCAGCCGAGAGGGGCTTCTACGAGGCCCTGTTTGACGGCCGCCCCCCTGGGAAGGTGCGCCTGCAGGAGCGTGTACTCCAGGCTGAGAGTGCCCGGCGGGGCCGTAGAGACCGGCGGGGACGCAACGGCGTGGGAAGCAGGCGCGCCGGGCTGAGGCGGGCTGAAGGGGAAGTCCTGCCGTCCGCCCTGCCCTACTGGTACTTCCTGCATAGGGACGCCGAGGCCCCCTGGCTCAGCAAGCCCACCTACGACAGTGCGGAGTGCCGCCACCATGCTGCCGAGGCCCTGCGTGTGGCCTGGCGCCTCGAAGCCACATCTCTGGCTCATCGACCTGGTGCCCGGTCTGGCCCATCCATGTCCAGTCTGAGACCCAA CAGGAAAATGGCCACAAACTTCCTAGTACACGAGAAGATCTGGTTTGACAAGTTCAAATATGACGATGCAGAGAGGAAATTCTACGAGCAGATGAACGGGCCTGTGGCCCGCACCTCGTGCCAG AGCTCAGGCCCTGGGGCCTCCAGTGGGCCTGGCGGAGACCACAGTGAACTCCTTGTCCGGATCGCCAGCCTGGAGGTGGAGAACCAGAGCCTGAAAGGCG TGGTGCGGGACCTGCAGCAGGCCATCTCCAAGCTGGAGGCCCGACTGAATATGCTGGAGAAGAACGCGCCCGCCTACCGGGCCACAGCCCCCCAGACCCAG CACGTGTCTCCCATGCGCCAAGTGGAGCCCCCCTCCAAGAAGGCGGCGCCTGCCGCAGAGGACGAGGAGGACGATGACATCGACCTGTTCGGCAGCGATgaggaggaggacaaggaggCCATCAGGCTGCGGGAGGAGCGGCTGCGGCAGTATGCAGAGAAGAAGGCCAAGAAGCCTGCGCTGGTGGCCAAGTCCTCCATCCTCCTGGATGTGAAGCCT TGGGATGATGAGACGGACATGGCCCAGCTGGAGGCCAGCGTGCGCTCCATCCAGCTGGATGGGCTGACCTGGGGGGGCTCCAAGCTGGTGCCGGTGGGCTACGGCATCCACAAGCTGCAGATCCAGTGTGTGGTGGAGGATGACAAGGTGGGCACAGACCTGCTGGAGGAAGAGATCACCAAGTTCGAGGAGCAC GTGCAGAGCGTCGATATTGCTGCTTTCAACAAGATCTGA
- the EEF1D gene encoding elongation factor 1-delta isoform X2: MRSGKASCALETVWEDKQKYGEAEQRFHEQEATRAAAQQLLAQAPAVNGPGQEDVEEVDEAGAPNSCMGGPGKSCNGRQPLQKKRKRSPKSWLCRADLALVGLSADHVWLDKPLFDQAESSYRQRLADVAAQAARPPALAPRNPCSHGSQVACHHVTWGIWVNKSAFDQAERAFVEWSQALLLATEGSRRPGAADTGQRAPALDLALSHQPSPPANGQPPLGNLQALVREVWLEKPLYDAAERGFYEALFDGRPPGKVRLQERVLQAESARRGRRDRRGRNGVGSRRAGLRRAEGEVLPSALPYWYFLHRDAEAPWLSKPTYDSAECRHHAAEALRVAWRLEATSLAHRPGARSGPSMSSLRPKKMATNFLVHEKIWFDKFKYDDAERKFYEQMNGPVARTSCQENGASVILRDIARARENIQKSLAGLKAVLPSPPEASGQVAPGTSSGPGASSGPGGDHSELLVRIASLEVENQSLKGVVRDLQQAISKLEARLNMLEKNAPAYRATAPQTQHVSPMRQVEPPSKKAAPAAEDEEDDDIDLFGSDEEEDKEAIRLREERLRQYAEKKAKKPALVAKSSILLDVKPWDDETDMAQLEASVRSIQLDGLTWGGSKLVPVGYGIHKLQIQCVVEDDKVGTDLLEEEITKFEEHVQSVDIAAFNKI, translated from the exons ATGAGGAGCGGGAAGGCCTCCTGTGCCCTGGAGACCGTCTGGGAGGACAAGCAGAAGTATGGGGAGGCCGAGCAGCGCTTCCACGAGCAGGAGGCCACGCGAGCCGCCGCCCAGCAGCTCCTGGCCCAGGCGCCCGCTGTGAACGGGCCGGGTCAGGAGGACGTGGAGGAGGTGGACGAGGCTGGGGCTCCCAACAGCTGCATGGGCGGTCCCGGGAAGAGCTGTAACGGGAGGCAGCCCCTGCAGAAGAAGAGGAAGCGCTCCCCAAAGAGTTGGCTCTGCAGGGCAGACCTGGCCCTTGTGGGCCTCTCGGCTGACCATGTCTGGCTGGACAAGCCACTTTTCGACCAGGCAGAGAGCTCCTACCGCCAGAGGCTGGCAGACGTGGCTGCCCAGGCAGCTCGGCCACCGGCTCTGGCTCCCAGGAATCCTTGCAGCCATGGGAGCCAAGTGGCCTGCCACCATGTGACCTGGGGCATCTGGGTCAACAAGTCTGCCTTCGACCAGGCCGAGCGGGCGTTCGTGGAGTGGTCTCAGGCTCTGCTGTTGGCCACAGAGGGCAGCCGCAGGCCAGGGGCTGCTGACACAGGCCAGCGGGCTCCTGCCCTGGACCTGGCCCTcagccaccagcccagccccCCAGCTAACGGCCAGCCCCCGCTGGGCAATCTGCAGGCGCTGGTGCGGGAGGTGTGGCTGGAGAAGCCCCTGTACGACGCAGCCGAGAGGGGCTTCTACGAGGCCCTGTTTGACGGCCGCCCCCCTGGGAAGGTGCGCCTGCAGGAGCGTGTACTCCAGGCTGAGAGTGCCCGGCGGGGCCGTAGAGACCGGCGGGGACGCAACGGCGTGGGAAGCAGGCGCGCCGGGCTGAGGCGGGCTGAAGGGGAAGTCCTGCCGTCCGCCCTGCCCTACTGGTACTTCCTGCATAGGGACGCCGAGGCCCCCTGGCTCAGCAAGCCCACCTACGACAGTGCGGAGTGCCGCCACCATGCTGCCGAGGCCCTGCGTGTGGCCTGGCGCCTCGAAGCCACATCTCTGGCTCATCGACCTGGTGCCCGGTCTGGCCCATCCATGTCCAGTCTGAGACCCAA GAAAATGGCCACAAACTTCCTAGTACACGAGAAGATCTGGTTTGACAAGTTCAAATATGACGATGCAGAGAGGAAATTCTACGAGCAGATGAACGGGCCTGTGGCCCGCACCTCGTGCCAG GAGAACGGCGCAAGCGTGATCCTCCGGGACATTGCGAGAGCCAGAGAGAACATCCAGAAATCCCTGGCCGGA CTCAAGGCCGTGCTGCCCAGCCCCCCTGAGGCTTCAGGCCAGGTGGCTCCTGGGACC AGCTCAGGCCCTGGGGCCTCCAGTGGGCCTGGCGGAGACCACAGTGAACTCCTTGTCCGGATCGCCAGCCTGGAGGTGGAGAACCAGAGCCTGAAAGGCG TGGTGCGGGACCTGCAGCAGGCCATCTCCAAGCTGGAGGCCCGACTGAATATGCTGGAGAAGAACGCGCCCGCCTACCGGGCCACAGCCCCCCAGACCCAG CACGTGTCTCCCATGCGCCAAGTGGAGCCCCCCTCCAAGAAGGCGGCGCCTGCCGCAGAGGACGAGGAGGACGATGACATCGACCTGTTCGGCAGCGATgaggaggaggacaaggaggCCATCAGGCTGCGGGAGGAGCGGCTGCGGCAGTATGCAGAGAAGAAGGCCAAGAAGCCTGCGCTGGTGGCCAAGTCCTCCATCCTCCTGGATGTGAAGCCT TGGGATGATGAGACGGACATGGCCCAGCTGGAGGCCAGCGTGCGCTCCATCCAGCTGGATGGGCTGACCTGGGGGGGCTCCAAGCTGGTGCCGGTGGGCTACGGCATCCACAAGCTGCAGATCCAGTGTGTGGTGGAGGATGACAAGGTGGGCACAGACCTGCTGGAGGAAGAGATCACCAAGTTCGAGGAGCAC GTGCAGAGCGTCGATATTGCTGCTTTCAACAAGATCTGA
- the EEF1D gene encoding elongation factor 1-delta isoform X1 encodes MRSGKASCALETVWEDKQKYGEAEQRFHEQEATRAAAQQLLAQAPAVNGPGQEDVEEVDEAGAPNSCMGGPGKSCNGRQPLQKKRKRSPKSWLCRADLALVGLSADHVWLDKPLFDQAESSYRQRLADVAAQAARPPALAPRNPCSHGSQVACHHVTWGIWVNKSAFDQAERAFVEWSQALLLATEGSRRPGAADTGQRAPALDLALSHQPSPPANGQPPLGNLQALVREVWLEKPLYDAAERGFYEALFDGRPPGKVRLQERVLQAESARRGRRDRRGRNGVGSRRAGLRRAEGEVLPSALPYWYFLHRDAEAPWLSKPTYDSAECRHHAAEALRVAWRLEATSLAHRPGARSGPSMSSLRPNRKMATNFLVHEKIWFDKFKYDDAERKFYEQMNGPVARTSCQENGASVILRDIARARENIQKSLAGLKAVLPSPPEASGQVAPGTSSGPGASSGPGGDHSELLVRIASLEVENQSLKGVVRDLQQAISKLEARLNMLEKNAPAYRATAPQTQHVSPMRQVEPPSKKAAPAAEDEEDDDIDLFGSDEEEDKEAIRLREERLRQYAEKKAKKPALVAKSSILLDVKPWDDETDMAQLEASVRSIQLDGLTWGGSKLVPVGYGIHKLQIQCVVEDDKVGTDLLEEEITKFEEHVQSVDIAAFNKI; translated from the exons ATGAGGAGCGGGAAGGCCTCCTGTGCCCTGGAGACCGTCTGGGAGGACAAGCAGAAGTATGGGGAGGCCGAGCAGCGCTTCCACGAGCAGGAGGCCACGCGAGCCGCCGCCCAGCAGCTCCTGGCCCAGGCGCCCGCTGTGAACGGGCCGGGTCAGGAGGACGTGGAGGAGGTGGACGAGGCTGGGGCTCCCAACAGCTGCATGGGCGGTCCCGGGAAGAGCTGTAACGGGAGGCAGCCCCTGCAGAAGAAGAGGAAGCGCTCCCCAAAGAGTTGGCTCTGCAGGGCAGACCTGGCCCTTGTGGGCCTCTCGGCTGACCATGTCTGGCTGGACAAGCCACTTTTCGACCAGGCAGAGAGCTCCTACCGCCAGAGGCTGGCAGACGTGGCTGCCCAGGCAGCTCGGCCACCGGCTCTGGCTCCCAGGAATCCTTGCAGCCATGGGAGCCAAGTGGCCTGCCACCATGTGACCTGGGGCATCTGGGTCAACAAGTCTGCCTTCGACCAGGCCGAGCGGGCGTTCGTGGAGTGGTCTCAGGCTCTGCTGTTGGCCACAGAGGGCAGCCGCAGGCCAGGGGCTGCTGACACAGGCCAGCGGGCTCCTGCCCTGGACCTGGCCCTcagccaccagcccagccccCCAGCTAACGGCCAGCCCCCGCTGGGCAATCTGCAGGCGCTGGTGCGGGAGGTGTGGCTGGAGAAGCCCCTGTACGACGCAGCCGAGAGGGGCTTCTACGAGGCCCTGTTTGACGGCCGCCCCCCTGGGAAGGTGCGCCTGCAGGAGCGTGTACTCCAGGCTGAGAGTGCCCGGCGGGGCCGTAGAGACCGGCGGGGACGCAACGGCGTGGGAAGCAGGCGCGCCGGGCTGAGGCGGGCTGAAGGGGAAGTCCTGCCGTCCGCCCTGCCCTACTGGTACTTCCTGCATAGGGACGCCGAGGCCCCCTGGCTCAGCAAGCCCACCTACGACAGTGCGGAGTGCCGCCACCATGCTGCCGAGGCCCTGCGTGTGGCCTGGCGCCTCGAAGCCACATCTCTGGCTCATCGACCTGGTGCCCGGTCTGGCCCATCCATGTCCAGTCTGAGACCCAA CAGGAAAATGGCCACAAACTTCCTAGTACACGAGAAGATCTGGTTTGACAAGTTCAAATATGACGATGCAGAGAGGAAATTCTACGAGCAGATGAACGGGCCTGTGGCCCGCACCTCGTGCCAG GAGAACGGCGCAAGCGTGATCCTCCGGGACATTGCGAGAGCCAGAGAGAACATCCAGAAATCCCTGGCCGGA CTCAAGGCCGTGCTGCCCAGCCCCCCTGAGGCTTCAGGCCAGGTGGCTCCTGGGACC AGCTCAGGCCCTGGGGCCTCCAGTGGGCCTGGCGGAGACCACAGTGAACTCCTTGTCCGGATCGCCAGCCTGGAGGTGGAGAACCAGAGCCTGAAAGGCG TGGTGCGGGACCTGCAGCAGGCCATCTCCAAGCTGGAGGCCCGACTGAATATGCTGGAGAAGAACGCGCCCGCCTACCGGGCCACAGCCCCCCAGACCCAG CACGTGTCTCCCATGCGCCAAGTGGAGCCCCCCTCCAAGAAGGCGGCGCCTGCCGCAGAGGACGAGGAGGACGATGACATCGACCTGTTCGGCAGCGATgaggaggaggacaaggaggCCATCAGGCTGCGGGAGGAGCGGCTGCGGCAGTATGCAGAGAAGAAGGCCAAGAAGCCTGCGCTGGTGGCCAAGTCCTCCATCCTCCTGGATGTGAAGCCT TGGGATGATGAGACGGACATGGCCCAGCTGGAGGCCAGCGTGCGCTCCATCCAGCTGGATGGGCTGACCTGGGGGGGCTCCAAGCTGGTGCCGGTGGGCTACGGCATCCACAAGCTGCAGATCCAGTGTGTGGTGGAGGATGACAAGGTGGGCACAGACCTGCTGGAGGAAGAGATCACCAAGTTCGAGGAGCAC GTGCAGAGCGTCGATATTGCTGCTTTCAACAAGATCTGA
- the EEF1D gene encoding elongation factor 1-delta isoform X4: MRSGKASCALETVWEDKQKYGEAEQRFHEQEATRAAAQQLLAQAPAVNGPGQEDVEEVDEAGAPNSCMGGPGKSCNGRQPLQKKRKRSPKSWLCRADLALVGLSADHVWLDKPLFDQAESSYRQRLADVAAQAARPPALAPRNPCSHGSQVACHHVTWGIWVNKSAFDQAERAFVEWSQALLLATEGSRRPGAADTGQRAPALDLALSHQPSPPANGQPPLGNLQALVREVWLEKPLYDAAERGFYEALFDGRPPGKVRLQERVLQAESARRGRRDRRGRNGVGSRRAGLRRAEGEVLPSALPYWYFLHRDAEAPWLSKPTYDSAECRHHAAEALRVAWRLEATSLAHRPGARSGPSMSSLRPKKMATNFLVHEKIWFDKFKYDDAERKFYEQMNGPVARTSCQENGASVILRDIARARENIQKSLAGSSGPGASSGPGGDHSELLVRIASLEVENQSLKGVVRDLQQAISKLEARLNMLEKNAPAYRATAPQTQHVSPMRQVEPPSKKAAPAAEDEEDDDIDLFGSDEEEDKEAIRLREERLRQYAEKKAKKPALVAKSSILLDVKPWDDETDMAQLEASVRSIQLDGLTWGGSKLVPVGYGIHKLQIQCVVEDDKVGTDLLEEEITKFEEHVQSVDIAAFNKI, translated from the exons ATGAGGAGCGGGAAGGCCTCCTGTGCCCTGGAGACCGTCTGGGAGGACAAGCAGAAGTATGGGGAGGCCGAGCAGCGCTTCCACGAGCAGGAGGCCACGCGAGCCGCCGCCCAGCAGCTCCTGGCCCAGGCGCCCGCTGTGAACGGGCCGGGTCAGGAGGACGTGGAGGAGGTGGACGAGGCTGGGGCTCCCAACAGCTGCATGGGCGGTCCCGGGAAGAGCTGTAACGGGAGGCAGCCCCTGCAGAAGAAGAGGAAGCGCTCCCCAAAGAGTTGGCTCTGCAGGGCAGACCTGGCCCTTGTGGGCCTCTCGGCTGACCATGTCTGGCTGGACAAGCCACTTTTCGACCAGGCAGAGAGCTCCTACCGCCAGAGGCTGGCAGACGTGGCTGCCCAGGCAGCTCGGCCACCGGCTCTGGCTCCCAGGAATCCTTGCAGCCATGGGAGCCAAGTGGCCTGCCACCATGTGACCTGGGGCATCTGGGTCAACAAGTCTGCCTTCGACCAGGCCGAGCGGGCGTTCGTGGAGTGGTCTCAGGCTCTGCTGTTGGCCACAGAGGGCAGCCGCAGGCCAGGGGCTGCTGACACAGGCCAGCGGGCTCCTGCCCTGGACCTGGCCCTcagccaccagcccagccccCCAGCTAACGGCCAGCCCCCGCTGGGCAATCTGCAGGCGCTGGTGCGGGAGGTGTGGCTGGAGAAGCCCCTGTACGACGCAGCCGAGAGGGGCTTCTACGAGGCCCTGTTTGACGGCCGCCCCCCTGGGAAGGTGCGCCTGCAGGAGCGTGTACTCCAGGCTGAGAGTGCCCGGCGGGGCCGTAGAGACCGGCGGGGACGCAACGGCGTGGGAAGCAGGCGCGCCGGGCTGAGGCGGGCTGAAGGGGAAGTCCTGCCGTCCGCCCTGCCCTACTGGTACTTCCTGCATAGGGACGCCGAGGCCCCCTGGCTCAGCAAGCCCACCTACGACAGTGCGGAGTGCCGCCACCATGCTGCCGAGGCCCTGCGTGTGGCCTGGCGCCTCGAAGCCACATCTCTGGCTCATCGACCTGGTGCCCGGTCTGGCCCATCCATGTCCAGTCTGAGACCCAA GAAAATGGCCACAAACTTCCTAGTACACGAGAAGATCTGGTTTGACAAGTTCAAATATGACGATGCAGAGAGGAAATTCTACGAGCAGATGAACGGGCCTGTGGCCCGCACCTCGTGCCAG GAGAACGGCGCAAGCGTGATCCTCCGGGACATTGCGAGAGCCAGAGAGAACATCCAGAAATCCCTGGCCGGA AGCTCAGGCCCTGGGGCCTCCAGTGGGCCTGGCGGAGACCACAGTGAACTCCTTGTCCGGATCGCCAGCCTGGAGGTGGAGAACCAGAGCCTGAAAGGCG TGGTGCGGGACCTGCAGCAGGCCATCTCCAAGCTGGAGGCCCGACTGAATATGCTGGAGAAGAACGCGCCCGCCTACCGGGCCACAGCCCCCCAGACCCAG CACGTGTCTCCCATGCGCCAAGTGGAGCCCCCCTCCAAGAAGGCGGCGCCTGCCGCAGAGGACGAGGAGGACGATGACATCGACCTGTTCGGCAGCGATgaggaggaggacaaggaggCCATCAGGCTGCGGGAGGAGCGGCTGCGGCAGTATGCAGAGAAGAAGGCCAAGAAGCCTGCGCTGGTGGCCAAGTCCTCCATCCTCCTGGATGTGAAGCCT TGGGATGATGAGACGGACATGGCCCAGCTGGAGGCCAGCGTGCGCTCCATCCAGCTGGATGGGCTGACCTGGGGGGGCTCCAAGCTGGTGCCGGTGGGCTACGGCATCCACAAGCTGCAGATCCAGTGTGTGGTGGAGGATGACAAGGTGGGCACAGACCTGCTGGAGGAAGAGATCACCAAGTTCGAGGAGCAC GTGCAGAGCGTCGATATTGCTGCTTTCAACAAGATCTGA